A window of Synchiropus splendidus isolate RoL2022-P1 chromosome 9, RoL_Sspl_1.0, whole genome shotgun sequence contains these coding sequences:
- the arhgef33 gene encoding rho guanine nucleotide exchange factor 33 isoform X5: MEDERAERGDQSEGPEEPEEQTPMDLTELQGLVTELRRGLHSALLELCQLRQRDQSLEEKLQAHQTDVDDKIMGVKNSLNTFKEELSVACFHIKEVSHHQRELIKKVEVLHADRDFPTQHSRKSSRVEALAALGEEHVSVPSQSELSVIQHYFSSLAHSSSPQRSNTSTQTSTSEVEGQQRPSRHCSRDEADSPNQLNENNKRQRAALELLESERVYVSHLSLLLKANISFNGSEALASKDKRPFPSSLRFLIQQHLELLHNLQERVLKCQWQGLMGDIFMRLTSKESDFLDFYVSYLKELPECLSVVTMLVSNPRSPSLLLESDITGDECKPSLHMLLLQPVQRIPEYLLLLQGLLRQTDADHPDYYLLLVCIQQFRSFTAQHHHLLQSNQELLLQNQKDVKRSSTAPQWCPLGSNLSCFRPSCRSTMKQLLKTVESGIQSNHTGSPYPHSMLDHSNHIKQSKQRLLEQMQSHRYQNWEEDSNTSNYEREWHSNTPYFSPDTDSRNHQLTGLGSIPEASERPTPCQHHQSSRAAGFRQAQPGSAQPGSALADALGEFLLPAEQPRMENLYEEERVSLPDASLFDRCSSASSDSSIDIAFVKCPKAPMHHALVTPVQTSRDIFNLNGSHGYNKLPNRGCVSPDEAIMMRRNQHRPLQASQRKSKSLNGLQMDATMSGTEEKPSGHAKLERQGSRGSRGCSTPSRLLHSPQGSRVEPDKQLEHHRLLSMEPGLQSWAEDSKWRGGAEDSNPSAFSERSRKQDKGGFRSSFKKLFKKKTGEEKKEKGGEKVQENGDQEGGKNGKHVHLEINRGTAV, translated from the exons ATGGAGGACGAGCGAGCCGAGCGAGGGGACCAGTCCGAAG GCCCAGAGGAGCCGGAGGAGCAGACGCCGATGGACTTGACTGAG CTGCAGGGCCTGGTGACGGAGCTGCGGCGGGGGCTCCACTCCGCCCTGCTGGAGCTGTGCCAGCTGCGCCAGAGGGACCAGAgtctggaggagaagctgcaaGCGCATCAAACCGACGTGGACGACAAGATCATGGGAGTGAAGAACTCGCTCAACACCTTCAAG gaggagctgagcgTGGCATGTTTCCACATCAAGGAGGTGTCCCACCACCAGAGGGAGCTCATCAAGAAGGTGGAAGTCCTGCACGCTGACAGGGACTTTCCCACTCAGCACAG CAGGAAGAGCTCGAGGGTGGAGGCCCTGGCGGCTCTGGGGGAGGAGCACGTCAGCGTGCCCAGCCAGTCGGAGCTGAGCGTCATCCAGCACTACTTCTCCAGCCTGGCCCACAGCAGCTCACCGCAGAGGAGCAACACGTCCActcaga CCTCCACCTCTGAAGTGGAGGGACAGCAGAGACCCTCGCGCCACTGCAGCAGGGACGAGGCAGACTCCCCCAACCAgctgaatgaaaaca ACAAGCGTCAGAGAGCggctctggagctgctggagtcgGAGCGAGTCTACGTGTCAcacctctccctgctgctgaaggccAACATCTCTTTCAACGGctcagaggcgctggcatccaAGGACAAACG TCCCTTTCCCAGCTCCCTGAGGTTCCTgatccagcagcacctggagcTGCTTCACAACCTCCAGGAACGAGTGCTCAAGTGCCAGTGGCAAGGCCTGATgggagacattttcatgagaTTAACCAGCAAAGAG AGTGATTTCCTGGACTTCTACGTGTCGTACCTCAAGGAGCTGCCCGAGTGTCTCTCGGTCGTCACCATGCTGGTGTCCAACCCCAGAAGCCCTTCCTTGCTGCTGGAG AGCGACATCACGGGCGACGAGTGCAAGCCATCACTGCACATGCTGCTCCTGCAGCCGGTCCAGAGGATCCCAGAGTacctgctcctgctccag GGCCTGCTGAGGCAGACGGACGCAGACCACCCCGACTACTACCTGCTGCTGGTCTGCATCCAACAGTTCCGCTCCTTCACAGCGCAGCaccatcacctcctccagagcaaccaggagctgctgctgcagaaccaGAAGGACGTGAAGAGGTCCAGCACAGCGCCACAGTGGTGCCCGCTGGGATCCAACCTGAGCTGCTTCCGTCCCTCCTGCAGGTCCACCATGAAGCAGCTGCTCAAGACTGTGGAGAGTGGGATTCAGAGCAACCACACGGGCTCGCCGTACCCTCACAGCATGCT AGACCACTCCAACCACATAAAGCAAAGCAAACAGCGCCTCCTGGAGCAGATGCAGTCTCACCGCTACCAGAACTGGGAAGAAGATTCCAACACCAGTAACTACGAGAGAGAGTGGCATTCCAACACCCCCTACTTCAGCCCCGACACCGACTCACGGAACCACCAgctcacag GTCTGGGCAGCATTCCCGAGGCGTCGGAGCGGCCCACACCCTGCCAGCACCACCAGAGCTCCAGAGCAGCAGGCTTCCGTCAGGCCCAGCCGGGCTCAGCCCAGCCGGGCTCAGCTCTGGCCGACGCGCTCGGGGAGTTCCTGCTTCCAGCGGAGCAGCCCAGGATGGAGAATCTCTACGAGGAGGAGCGGGTCTCTCTTCCTGACGCGTCTCTGTTCGACCGctgctcctcagcctcctccgACTCCTCCATCGACATCGCCTTCGTCAAGTGTCCCAAAGCTCCGATGCACCACGCGCTGGTGACCCCCGTCCAGACCAGCCGCGACATCTTCAACCTTAACGGCAGCCACGGCTACAACAAGCTGCCCAACCGAGGGTGTGTGTCCCCGGACGAGGCCATCATGATGCGGCGTAATCAGcaccgccccctgcaggccagtCAGCGCAAGAGCAAG TCGCTCAACGGCCTGCAGATGGACGCCACCATGAGCGGCACGGAGGAGAAGCCCAGCGGCCATGCCAAGCTGGAGAGGCAGGGCAGCCGCGGCAGCAGGGGCTGCTCCACGCCGTCGCGGCTCCTGCACAGCCCGCAGGGCAGCAGGGTGGAGCCGGACAAGCAGCTGGAGCACCACAGGCTTCTCAGCATG GAGCCTGGCCTGCAGTCGTGGGCCGAGGACAGCAAGTGGCGCGGCGGCGCCGAGGACAGCAATCCTTCTGCCTTCAGCGAGAGAAGCAGGAAGCAGGACAAAGGAGGCTTCAGGAGCTCATTCAAGAAGCTCTTTAAGAAGAA GacgggagaggagaagaaggagaaaggaggagagaaggtgcAGGAGAATGGAGAccaggagggagggaagaacGGCAAGCACGTTCACCTGGAGATCAACCGCGGCACCGCTGTGTGA
- the arhgef33 gene encoding rho guanine nucleotide exchange factor 33 isoform X3: MEDERAERGDQSEGPEEPEEQTPMDLTEGLVTELRRGLHSALLELCQLRQRDQSLEEKLQAHQTDVDDKIMGVKNSLNTFKEELSVACFHIKEVSHHQRELIKKVEVLHADRDFPTQHSRKSSRVEALAALGEEHVSVPSQSELSVIQHYFSSLAHSSSPQRSNTSTQTSTSEVEGQQRPSRHCSRDEADSPNQLNENSEIGSFLSWLRDTPPHSDHLGADKRQRAALELLESERVYVSHLSLLLKANISFNGSEALASKDKRPFPSSLRFLIQQHLELLHNLQERVLKCQWQGLMGDIFMRLTSKESDFLDFYVSYLKELPECLSVVTMLVSNPRSPSLLLESDITGDECKPSLHMLLLQPVQRIPEYLLLLQGLLRQTDADHPDYYLLLVCIQQFRSFTAQHHHLLQSNQELLLQNQKDVKRSSTAPQWCPLGSNLSCFRPSCRSTMKQLLKTVESGIQSNHTGSPYPHSMLDHSNHIKQSKQRLLEQMQSHRYQNWEEDSNTSNYEREWHSNTPYFSPDTDSRNHQLTGLGSIPEASERPTPCQHHQSSRAAGFRQAQPGSAQPGSALADALGEFLLPAEQPRMENLYEEERVSLPDASLFDRCSSASSDSSIDIAFVKCPKAPMHHALVTPVQTSRDIFNLNGSHGYNKLPNRGCVSPDEAIMMRRNQHRPLQASQRKSKSLNGLQMDATMSGTEEKPSGHAKLERQGSRGSRGCSTPSRLLHSPQGSRVEPDKQLEHHRLLSMEPGLQSWAEDSKWRGGAEDSNPSAFSERSRKQDKGGFRSSFKKLFKKKTGEEKKEKGGEKVQENGDQEGGKNGKHVHLEINRGTAV; encoded by the exons ATGGAGGACGAGCGAGCCGAGCGAGGGGACCAGTCCGAAG GCCCAGAGGAGCCGGAGGAGCAGACGCCGATGGACTTGACTGAG GGCCTGGTGACGGAGCTGCGGCGGGGGCTCCACTCCGCCCTGCTGGAGCTGTGCCAGCTGCGCCAGAGGGACCAGAgtctggaggagaagctgcaaGCGCATCAAACCGACGTGGACGACAAGATCATGGGAGTGAAGAACTCGCTCAACACCTTCAAG gaggagctgagcgTGGCATGTTTCCACATCAAGGAGGTGTCCCACCACCAGAGGGAGCTCATCAAGAAGGTGGAAGTCCTGCACGCTGACAGGGACTTTCCCACTCAGCACAG CAGGAAGAGCTCGAGGGTGGAGGCCCTGGCGGCTCTGGGGGAGGAGCACGTCAGCGTGCCCAGCCAGTCGGAGCTGAGCGTCATCCAGCACTACTTCTCCAGCCTGGCCCACAGCAGCTCACCGCAGAGGAGCAACACGTCCActcaga CCTCCACCTCTGAAGTGGAGGGACAGCAGAGACCCTCGCGCCACTGCAGCAGGGACGAGGCAGACTCCCCCAACCAgctgaatgaaaacagtgaGATTGGAAGCTTCCTGTCGTGGCTTCGTGACACGCCTCCTCACTCTGATCACCTCGGCGCAGACAAGCGTCAGAGAGCggctctggagctgctggagtcgGAGCGAGTCTACGTGTCAcacctctccctgctgctgaaggccAACATCTCTTTCAACGGctcagaggcgctggcatccaAGGACAAACG TCCCTTTCCCAGCTCCCTGAGGTTCCTgatccagcagcacctggagcTGCTTCACAACCTCCAGGAACGAGTGCTCAAGTGCCAGTGGCAAGGCCTGATgggagacattttcatgagaTTAACCAGCAAAGAG AGTGATTTCCTGGACTTCTACGTGTCGTACCTCAAGGAGCTGCCCGAGTGTCTCTCGGTCGTCACCATGCTGGTGTCCAACCCCAGAAGCCCTTCCTTGCTGCTGGAG AGCGACATCACGGGCGACGAGTGCAAGCCATCACTGCACATGCTGCTCCTGCAGCCGGTCCAGAGGATCCCAGAGTacctgctcctgctccag GGCCTGCTGAGGCAGACGGACGCAGACCACCCCGACTACTACCTGCTGCTGGTCTGCATCCAACAGTTCCGCTCCTTCACAGCGCAGCaccatcacctcctccagagcaaccaggagctgctgctgcagaaccaGAAGGACGTGAAGAGGTCCAGCACAGCGCCACAGTGGTGCCCGCTGGGATCCAACCTGAGCTGCTTCCGTCCCTCCTGCAGGTCCACCATGAAGCAGCTGCTCAAGACTGTGGAGAGTGGGATTCAGAGCAACCACACGGGCTCGCCGTACCCTCACAGCATGCT AGACCACTCCAACCACATAAAGCAAAGCAAACAGCGCCTCCTGGAGCAGATGCAGTCTCACCGCTACCAGAACTGGGAAGAAGATTCCAACACCAGTAACTACGAGAGAGAGTGGCATTCCAACACCCCCTACTTCAGCCCCGACACCGACTCACGGAACCACCAgctcacag GTCTGGGCAGCATTCCCGAGGCGTCGGAGCGGCCCACACCCTGCCAGCACCACCAGAGCTCCAGAGCAGCAGGCTTCCGTCAGGCCCAGCCGGGCTCAGCCCAGCCGGGCTCAGCTCTGGCCGACGCGCTCGGGGAGTTCCTGCTTCCAGCGGAGCAGCCCAGGATGGAGAATCTCTACGAGGAGGAGCGGGTCTCTCTTCCTGACGCGTCTCTGTTCGACCGctgctcctcagcctcctccgACTCCTCCATCGACATCGCCTTCGTCAAGTGTCCCAAAGCTCCGATGCACCACGCGCTGGTGACCCCCGTCCAGACCAGCCGCGACATCTTCAACCTTAACGGCAGCCACGGCTACAACAAGCTGCCCAACCGAGGGTGTGTGTCCCCGGACGAGGCCATCATGATGCGGCGTAATCAGcaccgccccctgcaggccagtCAGCGCAAGAGCAAG TCGCTCAACGGCCTGCAGATGGACGCCACCATGAGCGGCACGGAGGAGAAGCCCAGCGGCCATGCCAAGCTGGAGAGGCAGGGCAGCCGCGGCAGCAGGGGCTGCTCCACGCCGTCGCGGCTCCTGCACAGCCCGCAGGGCAGCAGGGTGGAGCCGGACAAGCAGCTGGAGCACCACAGGCTTCTCAGCATG GAGCCTGGCCTGCAGTCGTGGGCCGAGGACAGCAAGTGGCGCGGCGGCGCCGAGGACAGCAATCCTTCTGCCTTCAGCGAGAGAAGCAGGAAGCAGGACAAAGGAGGCTTCAGGAGCTCATTCAAGAAGCTCTTTAAGAAGAA GacgggagaggagaagaaggagaaaggaggagagaaggtgcAGGAGAATGGAGAccaggagggagggaagaacGGCAAGCACGTTCACCTGGAGATCAACCGCGGCACCGCTGTGTGA
- the arhgef33 gene encoding rho guanine nucleotide exchange factor 33 isoform X1, translated as MEDERAERGDQSEGPEEPEEQTPMDLTELQGLVTELRRGLHSALLELCQLRQRDQSLEEKLQAHQTDVDDKIMGVKNSLNTFKEELSVACFHIKEVSHHQRELIKKVEVLHADRDFPTQHSRKSSRVEALAALGEEHVSVPSQSELSVIQHYFSSLAHSSSPQRSNTSTQTSTSEVEGQQRPSRHCSRDEADSPNQLNENSEIGSFLSWLRDTPPHSDHLGADKRQRAALELLESERVYVSHLSLLLKANISFNGSEALASKDKRPFPSSLRFLIQQHLELLHNLQERVLKCQWQGLMGDIFMRLTSKESDFLDFYVSYLKELPECLSVVTMLVSNPRSPSLLLESDITGDECKPSLHMLLLQPVQRIPEYLLLLQGLLRQTDADHPDYYLLLVCIQQFRSFTAQHHHLLQSNQELLLQNQKDVKRSSTAPQWCPLGSNLSCFRPSCRSTMKQLLKTVESGIQSNHTGSPYPHSMLDHSNHIKQSKQRLLEQMQSHRYQNWEEDSNTSNYEREWHSNTPYFSPDTDSRNHQLTGLGSIPEASERPTPCQHHQSSRAAGFRQAQPGSAQPGSALADALGEFLLPAEQPRMENLYEEERVSLPDASLFDRCSSASSDSSIDIAFVKCPKAPMHHALVTPVQTSRDIFNLNGSHGYNKLPNRGCVSPDEAIMMRRNQHRPLQASQRKSKSLNGLQMDATMSGTEEKPSGHAKLERQGSRGSRGCSTPSRLLHSPQGSRVEPDKQLEHHRLLSMEPGLQSWAEDSKWRGGAEDSNPSAFSERSRKQDKGGFRSSFKKLFKKKTGEEKKEKGGEKVQENGDQEGGKNGKHVHLEINRGTAV; from the exons ATGGAGGACGAGCGAGCCGAGCGAGGGGACCAGTCCGAAG GCCCAGAGGAGCCGGAGGAGCAGACGCCGATGGACTTGACTGAG CTGCAGGGCCTGGTGACGGAGCTGCGGCGGGGGCTCCACTCCGCCCTGCTGGAGCTGTGCCAGCTGCGCCAGAGGGACCAGAgtctggaggagaagctgcaaGCGCATCAAACCGACGTGGACGACAAGATCATGGGAGTGAAGAACTCGCTCAACACCTTCAAG gaggagctgagcgTGGCATGTTTCCACATCAAGGAGGTGTCCCACCACCAGAGGGAGCTCATCAAGAAGGTGGAAGTCCTGCACGCTGACAGGGACTTTCCCACTCAGCACAG CAGGAAGAGCTCGAGGGTGGAGGCCCTGGCGGCTCTGGGGGAGGAGCACGTCAGCGTGCCCAGCCAGTCGGAGCTGAGCGTCATCCAGCACTACTTCTCCAGCCTGGCCCACAGCAGCTCACCGCAGAGGAGCAACACGTCCActcaga CCTCCACCTCTGAAGTGGAGGGACAGCAGAGACCCTCGCGCCACTGCAGCAGGGACGAGGCAGACTCCCCCAACCAgctgaatgaaaacagtgaGATTGGAAGCTTCCTGTCGTGGCTTCGTGACACGCCTCCTCACTCTGATCACCTCGGCGCAGACAAGCGTCAGAGAGCggctctggagctgctggagtcgGAGCGAGTCTACGTGTCAcacctctccctgctgctgaaggccAACATCTCTTTCAACGGctcagaggcgctggcatccaAGGACAAACG TCCCTTTCCCAGCTCCCTGAGGTTCCTgatccagcagcacctggagcTGCTTCACAACCTCCAGGAACGAGTGCTCAAGTGCCAGTGGCAAGGCCTGATgggagacattttcatgagaTTAACCAGCAAAGAG AGTGATTTCCTGGACTTCTACGTGTCGTACCTCAAGGAGCTGCCCGAGTGTCTCTCGGTCGTCACCATGCTGGTGTCCAACCCCAGAAGCCCTTCCTTGCTGCTGGAG AGCGACATCACGGGCGACGAGTGCAAGCCATCACTGCACATGCTGCTCCTGCAGCCGGTCCAGAGGATCCCAGAGTacctgctcctgctccag GGCCTGCTGAGGCAGACGGACGCAGACCACCCCGACTACTACCTGCTGCTGGTCTGCATCCAACAGTTCCGCTCCTTCACAGCGCAGCaccatcacctcctccagagcaaccaggagctgctgctgcagaaccaGAAGGACGTGAAGAGGTCCAGCACAGCGCCACAGTGGTGCCCGCTGGGATCCAACCTGAGCTGCTTCCGTCCCTCCTGCAGGTCCACCATGAAGCAGCTGCTCAAGACTGTGGAGAGTGGGATTCAGAGCAACCACACGGGCTCGCCGTACCCTCACAGCATGCT AGACCACTCCAACCACATAAAGCAAAGCAAACAGCGCCTCCTGGAGCAGATGCAGTCTCACCGCTACCAGAACTGGGAAGAAGATTCCAACACCAGTAACTACGAGAGAGAGTGGCATTCCAACACCCCCTACTTCAGCCCCGACACCGACTCACGGAACCACCAgctcacag GTCTGGGCAGCATTCCCGAGGCGTCGGAGCGGCCCACACCCTGCCAGCACCACCAGAGCTCCAGAGCAGCAGGCTTCCGTCAGGCCCAGCCGGGCTCAGCCCAGCCGGGCTCAGCTCTGGCCGACGCGCTCGGGGAGTTCCTGCTTCCAGCGGAGCAGCCCAGGATGGAGAATCTCTACGAGGAGGAGCGGGTCTCTCTTCCTGACGCGTCTCTGTTCGACCGctgctcctcagcctcctccgACTCCTCCATCGACATCGCCTTCGTCAAGTGTCCCAAAGCTCCGATGCACCACGCGCTGGTGACCCCCGTCCAGACCAGCCGCGACATCTTCAACCTTAACGGCAGCCACGGCTACAACAAGCTGCCCAACCGAGGGTGTGTGTCCCCGGACGAGGCCATCATGATGCGGCGTAATCAGcaccgccccctgcaggccagtCAGCGCAAGAGCAAG TCGCTCAACGGCCTGCAGATGGACGCCACCATGAGCGGCACGGAGGAGAAGCCCAGCGGCCATGCCAAGCTGGAGAGGCAGGGCAGCCGCGGCAGCAGGGGCTGCTCCACGCCGTCGCGGCTCCTGCACAGCCCGCAGGGCAGCAGGGTGGAGCCGGACAAGCAGCTGGAGCACCACAGGCTTCTCAGCATG GAGCCTGGCCTGCAGTCGTGGGCCGAGGACAGCAAGTGGCGCGGCGGCGCCGAGGACAGCAATCCTTCTGCCTTCAGCGAGAGAAGCAGGAAGCAGGACAAAGGAGGCTTCAGGAGCTCATTCAAGAAGCTCTTTAAGAAGAA GacgggagaggagaagaaggagaaaggaggagagaaggtgcAGGAGAATGGAGAccaggagggagggaagaacGGCAAGCACGTTCACCTGGAGATCAACCGCGGCACCGCTGTGTGA
- the arhgef33 gene encoding rho guanine nucleotide exchange factor 33 isoform X4 has product MEDERAERGDQSEGPEEPEEQTPMDLTELQGLVTELRRGLHSALLELCQLRQRDQSLEEKLQAHQTDVDDKIMGVKNSLNTFKEELSVACFHIKEVSHHQRELIKKVEVLHADRDFPTQHSRKSSRVEALAALGEEHVSVPSQSELSVIQHYFSSLAHSSSPQRSNTSTQTSTSEVEGQQRPSRHCSRDEADSPNQLNENSEIGSFLSWLRDTPPHSDHLGADKRQRAALELLESERVYVSHLSLLLKANISFNGSEALASKDKRPFPSSLRFLIQQHLELLHNLQERVLKCQWQGLMGDIFMRLTSKESDFLDFYVSYLKELPECLSVVTMLVSNPRSPSLLLESDITGDECKPSLHMLLLQPVQRIPEYLLLLQGLLRQTDADHPDYYLLLVCIQQFRSFTAQHHHLLQSNQELLLQNQKDVKRSTMKQLLKTVESGIQSNHTGSPYPHSMLDHSNHIKQSKQRLLEQMQSHRYQNWEEDSNTSNYEREWHSNTPYFSPDTDSRNHQLTGLGSIPEASERPTPCQHHQSSRAAGFRQAQPGSAQPGSALADALGEFLLPAEQPRMENLYEEERVSLPDASLFDRCSSASSDSSIDIAFVKCPKAPMHHALVTPVQTSRDIFNLNGSHGYNKLPNRGCVSPDEAIMMRRNQHRPLQASQRKSKSLNGLQMDATMSGTEEKPSGHAKLERQGSRGSRGCSTPSRLLHSPQGSRVEPDKQLEHHRLLSMEPGLQSWAEDSKWRGGAEDSNPSAFSERSRKQDKGGFRSSFKKLFKKKTGEEKKEKGGEKVQENGDQEGGKNGKHVHLEINRGTAV; this is encoded by the exons ATGGAGGACGAGCGAGCCGAGCGAGGGGACCAGTCCGAAG GCCCAGAGGAGCCGGAGGAGCAGACGCCGATGGACTTGACTGAG CTGCAGGGCCTGGTGACGGAGCTGCGGCGGGGGCTCCACTCCGCCCTGCTGGAGCTGTGCCAGCTGCGCCAGAGGGACCAGAgtctggaggagaagctgcaaGCGCATCAAACCGACGTGGACGACAAGATCATGGGAGTGAAGAACTCGCTCAACACCTTCAAG gaggagctgagcgTGGCATGTTTCCACATCAAGGAGGTGTCCCACCACCAGAGGGAGCTCATCAAGAAGGTGGAAGTCCTGCACGCTGACAGGGACTTTCCCACTCAGCACAG CAGGAAGAGCTCGAGGGTGGAGGCCCTGGCGGCTCTGGGGGAGGAGCACGTCAGCGTGCCCAGCCAGTCGGAGCTGAGCGTCATCCAGCACTACTTCTCCAGCCTGGCCCACAGCAGCTCACCGCAGAGGAGCAACACGTCCActcaga CCTCCACCTCTGAAGTGGAGGGACAGCAGAGACCCTCGCGCCACTGCAGCAGGGACGAGGCAGACTCCCCCAACCAgctgaatgaaaacagtgaGATTGGAAGCTTCCTGTCGTGGCTTCGTGACACGCCTCCTCACTCTGATCACCTCGGCGCAGACAAGCGTCAGAGAGCggctctggagctgctggagtcgGAGCGAGTCTACGTGTCAcacctctccctgctgctgaaggccAACATCTCTTTCAACGGctcagaggcgctggcatccaAGGACAAACG TCCCTTTCCCAGCTCCCTGAGGTTCCTgatccagcagcacctggagcTGCTTCACAACCTCCAGGAACGAGTGCTCAAGTGCCAGTGGCAAGGCCTGATgggagacattttcatgagaTTAACCAGCAAAGAG AGTGATTTCCTGGACTTCTACGTGTCGTACCTCAAGGAGCTGCCCGAGTGTCTCTCGGTCGTCACCATGCTGGTGTCCAACCCCAGAAGCCCTTCCTTGCTGCTGGAG AGCGACATCACGGGCGACGAGTGCAAGCCATCACTGCACATGCTGCTCCTGCAGCCGGTCCAGAGGATCCCAGAGTacctgctcctgctccag GGCCTGCTGAGGCAGACGGACGCAGACCACCCCGACTACTACCTGCTGCTGGTCTGCATCCAACAGTTCCGCTCCTTCACAGCGCAGCaccatcacctcctccagagcaaccaggagctgctgctgcagaaccaGAAGGACGTGAAGAG GTCCACCATGAAGCAGCTGCTCAAGACTGTGGAGAGTGGGATTCAGAGCAACCACACGGGCTCGCCGTACCCTCACAGCATGCT AGACCACTCCAACCACATAAAGCAAAGCAAACAGCGCCTCCTGGAGCAGATGCAGTCTCACCGCTACCAGAACTGGGAAGAAGATTCCAACACCAGTAACTACGAGAGAGAGTGGCATTCCAACACCCCCTACTTCAGCCCCGACACCGACTCACGGAACCACCAgctcacag GTCTGGGCAGCATTCCCGAGGCGTCGGAGCGGCCCACACCCTGCCAGCACCACCAGAGCTCCAGAGCAGCAGGCTTCCGTCAGGCCCAGCCGGGCTCAGCCCAGCCGGGCTCAGCTCTGGCCGACGCGCTCGGGGAGTTCCTGCTTCCAGCGGAGCAGCCCAGGATGGAGAATCTCTACGAGGAGGAGCGGGTCTCTCTTCCTGACGCGTCTCTGTTCGACCGctgctcctcagcctcctccgACTCCTCCATCGACATCGCCTTCGTCAAGTGTCCCAAAGCTCCGATGCACCACGCGCTGGTGACCCCCGTCCAGACCAGCCGCGACATCTTCAACCTTAACGGCAGCCACGGCTACAACAAGCTGCCCAACCGAGGGTGTGTGTCCCCGGACGAGGCCATCATGATGCGGCGTAATCAGcaccgccccctgcaggccagtCAGCGCAAGAGCAAG TCGCTCAACGGCCTGCAGATGGACGCCACCATGAGCGGCACGGAGGAGAAGCCCAGCGGCCATGCCAAGCTGGAGAGGCAGGGCAGCCGCGGCAGCAGGGGCTGCTCCACGCCGTCGCGGCTCCTGCACAGCCCGCAGGGCAGCAGGGTGGAGCCGGACAAGCAGCTGGAGCACCACAGGCTTCTCAGCATG GAGCCTGGCCTGCAGTCGTGGGCCGAGGACAGCAAGTGGCGCGGCGGCGCCGAGGACAGCAATCCTTCTGCCTTCAGCGAGAGAAGCAGGAAGCAGGACAAAGGAGGCTTCAGGAGCTCATTCAAGAAGCTCTTTAAGAAGAA GacgggagaggagaagaaggagaaaggaggagagaaggtgcAGGAGAATGGAGAccaggagggagggaagaacGGCAAGCACGTTCACCTGGAGATCAACCGCGGCACCGCTGTGTGA